The nucleotide sequence ctcctaatatcctgtgggtatctgagactgtaactgtttacaggagtagaaagtccaatctttctcccacagagctgctagtggttttgaactgctgaccatgaggattgcagcccaacatgtaaccactacgaaGCCAGGACCACTCAAAGATTCCTGCAATGAGGAGGAATTAATTGATGCCAAGGGAAGACAGCATATTCTATTACCCACGTATTTGCCTTATGACAGAGATCAAGTTACTTTTGGCTGAAGTACAGTGTTTAGAATGATTTTACTACATGGTTTGTTGATGGTTTACTCTATTTGGGTTCTGAAAAAATATGTATTTCATATTTGGTTTTGAGATATATTTATACTAGGTATAGAATTCTAAGTTGACTAATTTATATCACAACATTGATAGTATCATTCCATTGTATTCTGGTTTTTACGTTGTGTTAGTAGGTGATGTGGAGTCTGCTCTGCTCTGACACATATCGGCCCCAAGTACAGCAGAAAGCAACACTGCTGTAGCCGGCACCACCCTCACTGGTGTTAttatgcttgatcccattgttgccagcactgtgtcagtccatcttgctgaaggttttcctctttgatactgaccctctattttaacaaacatgatgtatttttttagtctcttctgatactatgtccaaagtatgtgtgatAGGTCTTGTGTCATCTTGGCTAGTCCAGACTTCTCAGTGACTTGGCAATGAAGGcctagtaatcccccatgatgtaACCTAACACAACACAATCAACTTCACAATAGGATCATCAATGAGTCACAACTCTTTGTAAGATTAGGGCAGAGTGCAGTCCCCTTATGTAAGTCACagtcctgatgcaattgaaagaaGTTCCCTCTCGAGTCTGCACAATTTCCTACATACAGCAACTCTGGAAAAGCTTGTTTGCCTTTTTCTGGTTCGGGGTCCTGCATTGGGttcattgatttccagtttggggacttgaatcaGTGGCCTGCTATATTGCCTGCTGGTTCCAGGGGCCACCAGTagtctgccatctgacctgctgactttgTATTAATTTGTCTCTCCAACCATACATAAATCTAATCTGCTGATGAATCTAAGGAGTCTTCTGACTCTAGCCATCAGCCTGAGAGGACTCAAATAGGACTTGCCTATTTctacagctgtgtgtgtgtgtcattctttAAATATAAgcttccctctctctttctctggtttATATCTTTCCCACATATATATGAGATACATACTATATAgatatatctataaatatatagatagatatctcCATCtctatagagatagagataggtactagtttgcttctctagagaaccgagCCTAACACAGCATGcgagcaaagtctcaccatcctcccttctagggagcattctggctgcgctTCATCCAATGCAGGTCTGTTTGTGCTTCCGATAGaccgtgatactttcaatattctttaccaacaccacgaatcaaattcattgattcttttccaggcttccttattcattgttcagctttaatAAGCATATAagatgatggaaaataccatggttttggTATTAGCCTTTAATAGTTTGTCTTACTCATGAGGAGCAGGATTTTAGGAGATATAGATGGTGCTCATTTCCTTCATCATTATATTTCTaaaccttgttgttaggtgccgttgtgtCCATTTTGACACAGCAATTTTACACAAACATTGCCCAGTGCTGTGCCAATTTCACAATtatttctatgtttgagcccattactgaagccactgtgccaatacATGTCCTTGAGGGGCTTCCTAATTttccctgaccctccactttatcaagcgtgatgtgttactccagggactgctctttctttacaaaatgtccaaagattttttttttagtttcaaatgtattttatttcttcAATAATGCCATATGTTAATGCATGTGGTGCTTTTACTTGAATCACTTTAAAAGTTGATTTTGAAACAATTATTACACCACCAGCTGATTTAATTTCTATTCTCTCCATTCCTTTGGGGTAACTCTGCCAACAGGGGACAGGTTCCATTCGATTCCAATTTGTGTTGCTGTGTATGTCCATACAGCAATACAGAAAGTGGCTCCACCAGCTAAAATAGCATTGCCATATTTGTCATGGAAATCAGGTGCCCGTTTCTGGTGGCTATGCCTTGCCATTGCTTGCTGAATGCTTCGCATTTGAAGACGGCTTAGTGCGTTTTTGGCCAAGGGAAACATCGCGAAGAAGTTCACAGAACTGCGGCAACTGCAGCGGCTGGCTCTGGagacaaagatttttttttaagacaaagtattgtcatctttctccctaagtgAGACCCTGGCCatgttcttccaagacatattttttattgttttgacaGTCAAAGGTTctgtcaatattcctcaccaacatcACAATTTTGACCATgggttagcaaaaaaaaaaaatccgtttTGAGTAGATAATTGCTAATAACAACCCGAtatgacaggggagagctgccgcattgggtttccaagacaaagcCTCTCACTCCTCAGTCCTAAGGAACAGTTGAGCTGGACTTCTGCCAGGACACATtttcttgttcttctggcagcccagggcacttttaatattctttgtcaacctcCTAATTCAAATGGATAAAGAGCTGCAGCTTCCtgattcattgcccagctttcacacaTATGTGAGATGATGGCTTGGATCAAGCATACCTTAGTCtgcaaagtgacacctttgctcaCTTTACTGAGACCTGCAGATCTCCCAATTCAATACATAATCTGATTGTTCCACTCTTGCTTTCATGACCATGGATTGcagattcaagcaaaatgaaaccatTGGGAACTTCAGGATTTTCCCGATTGAGCATGATGTCATCTTTTGACCCAGCTGGGAGGATTTGGGTGTTCTTTATGTTGACTTGCAACCCATACTAGAGTctgcagtctttgaccttcatcaacaagtacCTCAAGTCCTCCTGGCTTTTAGCATggaagactgtgtcatctgcctatagaAAGtggttaatgagcctttctccgGTACAGAAGCCACGATCTCCTTCTTATAgtccagtctttttaaaagattattactGGCTTAGCACACAGAGGGAATAAGAGTGGTGAGAGGGAACGACTCTGACGTCCACCTCCCCTGATTGTAGACCATGCCATATCCTCTTGTTCTGCTCCCACAAGTTTTTCGTCATCTATGTACAGGTCTCTCATGAGCACAAAAAACTGTGGTTTGTTTTATCCACACAGTAAACTGtccttacatagtcaataaaacattagtagatatctttctgatattctctgctttgggaCAAAGTCCGTCTGAGGTCAACACTGATAGCCCTCATTCCATGTACTCTTCTGcatccagcttggatttctggtaGCTCTCTGTTGATGTCCTGCTGTAAccacttttgaattatcttcaacaatatttacatgcatgtgatattaatgatgttgctTGATTATTTCcagattcttttgggtcacctttctttggaattgtcacaaatatgtatctcttccagtttgTTGCCCAGGTAACTGTCTCCCAAATTTAGggggtgagtgctttcagtgcttcatgagTTTTTTGAAATAccgtatatatttgtgtataaaccgagtttttcagcacaaaaaatgtactgaaaaactgggttcagcttatacacaggtcaacagtaccccagcaaggtgtaatatcttgcgggtgattgccgttccttcgctgttcattcaaagccccgctgacactgcaggtctttgaatgtttgtttactcacatctaaccaatcagagccatcctatgaggtggacggctccaattcacagaagcacctgtagtgattcacttacgccagcagctgaactggtaaggatgtgtctgtggctgtgctctgtctctctcctctggtctctgtgttaattcgcatcctgcatttcccaccctaggcttatactcgagtcaatcagtttttctggtttcccaggtaataattaggtacctcagcttatactcgggccggcttatattcgagtatatacggtacttcaatttgtattccatccattccaggagccttgtttttggctaatgttttcagtgcaatttggatttcttcctttaacACCATAGGTCCTTGATCAATAGCTGCACAtcagaccagttctttttggtacagtgtattccttccatcttcctgcattatttaatattttgcccagagtgctttaatatttcaacttgaggcttgcatTTTTATTGATTTGCCAATTCTGTTGAGTGGGTGAATGTACTTTGTTGTGGCTCAAATGCCCATTTTTTTTATGGTTAGATTTTGAAACTTTCCATATGCTTACTAGCTATTTGGATAGTTGTCTTACATTATGTACCTATTCACTGGCTTAGTacatagaattttaaaagaaaattctggCTTCCATGGGgagagtgttgttgttattaggttccattgagtcagttctaacccatacCTATCTTatccacaacagaaggaaacactgcccagtcctgtgctagcctcacaattgttcctatgctcgatcgcattgttgcagccactgtgttctgaagggccttcctcttttccactgcccttcatttaacctaaCATGAGGTCTTTCTCTAGGTACTGGTCtaccctgacagcatgtccacagTGTGAAAGATGAATTCTCCCATTCCTGCCTCTGAGAAACCCTCTGGCCATACTCCTGACAGAACATATCTGTTTGTGAGTTTAatagtcatggtactttcaatgttcttctccagcaccacaattcaaataaatcaattctttttcagtctttcttattcattatccaacttttcaatgcatatgaggcaatagaaaatactatggcaggaggagggagtgctagaactgattgtgatgatgtatatacatatgTTAGCCTAGGTACATTAGAGGAACAAATCATagatacacatatgtataagaaagagttttatataaagggtaagtgtacattaagaaaacatcccaacccagtgttgcccaagcccataaatccaacatctggccatatgtctgataccaatccacaaagtcctcctccatctcacaaaacacatgcaatgacgccgactgcaggaggaaagcctaatcagtgagcttttaagcatctcagcactggcaggggtctccatgcagctgctccagaacccagaactgcattggggtaggtccatgtggcttctcctcagggatgtcttgcaggaagtgaggcttgccagctgaagcagggaactggctaaggcagctgcaccttggtccaaccatcagaaagcaagaaacctgagaactagaaaggcgaggatcactgagccatttatctctctgcccgtcaattactcccacatgtgtttaccggccaggttggcacaataaacattaactgtcTCAATACTCATAAAAAgctatttaaccatggaagtatatgatatgcgagtatcatatcaagaaaaaaaaagagaaagcaagaaagaaatcaaactggaccaatggttaccatgggtgaaggggaaagaattgttgcttaggggacattgagtctatgtcaatggtggtggaataatttagaaaatgatatcagtaatggttgtacaacacaaagtgtataatcaatggcactgaattatacaaataGAAGTTGTGAAATTGAaggatgttttgttgtgtatattttggcacaattagaaaaatatttaatt is from Tenrec ecaudatus isolate mTenEca1 chromosome 2, mTenEca1.hap1, whole genome shotgun sequence and encodes:
- the LOC142441036 gene encoding cytochrome c oxidase subunit 7B, mitochondrial gives rise to the protein MFPLAKNALSRLQMRSIQQAMARHSHQKRAPDFHDKYGNAILAGGATFCIAVWTYTATQIGIEWNLSPVGRVTPKEWRE